The nucleotide sequence CCGCGTCCGTAGCCGTCGCGCCGGGAATGCGGGCGGCCAGGCGCTCCGCCGCTTCCCAATGCACATCCACGATGGACAGCGTGGCCTGCGGAAACACGCCGGCGTCGGCAAGGCCCCCGGCGATGGCGGACCCCATCGTCCCCGCCCCGATCAGGGCCAGACGACGACCGGCAAGCACGCTGGTGTGACCCTCGGACATGGCAGCGGGAGTTCGAAGAAGGTGGTGCGACACACGCGTCGGCAGACGCCTTTCGGGATGTTAAGCGATTGCCACGGCGAATGCAGGCGCCGCTCAGGGCGTGACACGATAGCGGGCAAACCATCCCAGCGTCGTCGTTACCTTGGCCGCTTCGTGACTCGGGCGGCGCCGGATGCCATGCGGTTCCTCGGGCACCCGCACGAGCGCCGATTCGACGCCGAGCATCTTGAGCGCCTTGTAGTACTGGATCGATTCGCTCATCGGCGTCCGATCGTCTTCTTCGCCGGTCATGATGAGCGTCGGCGTTTTCACCTGCTTCACGACCGAGAGGAGTGATCGCTGATCGTAGTTCGCCATGTGATCCCACGGCAATCCCGGGAACCAGGTGCGCGAGGTGTTCGGCGCGATATCACTCGTCAGGTTGAACGATTCCCAGTTGATCACCGGATAGAGCGCGGCGGCGGCGCGGTAGCGCGTGCTATGCCCGATGAGCCAGGCCGTCAGCACGCCGCCGCCGCTCCCGCCGGTCACGAACAGATTGGTCGTATCCACGATGCCACGCGCGATCACCGCGTTCACACCCGACTCGAGATCGAAGCGATCATCGCCGGGATAGGTGTGGTGGATCTTCATCGCAAACGCTTCACCGTAGCTCGTGCTGCCGCGCGGGTTCACATACAGCACGAGGTAGCCCTGGGCCGCCATCATCTGCTTCTCTTCGTCGAAGCGGCTGCCGTAGTTGAGGAACGGCCCGCCGTGAATTTCGAGGATGAGCGGATACTTCCGGGCGGGATCAAAGTTGGGTGGCTTCACGAGCCACCCTTGAATGCGCAGCTGGTCCTTCGACGACGGATACCAGAACTCTTCCACGGCACCGAGCGTGCGCGTGGCGAGCAGATCGGCATTGAGCGCGGTCACCGTGCGCGGCGCCTGTCCCGGCGCCGCCACGCCCACGTCACTCGGGCGGGTGGGCGTGCTCAGTGTGTACGCCACCACCCCGGTCTTGGAGACGCTGAAGCTGCTGTTCGCCCCGTACGCCGAATGCCCTTCGCCCAGATCGCGGGCGACCTCCTTCACCGTGCCGTTCAGCGCAATCTGCAGCACGCGCGTGTTCCCTTCGACGTCGCAGCGCACGTAGAGCGACTGCCCATCCGCCGCCCACACCGGCGAATCCACGTTGCGATCGATCGTGGCCGTGAGCGACCGGCGCCCGCTGCCGTCGCGCCGCATCACGTACAGCTGCGTATTGGTGAAGCTCGCCCCGGTGTCGTCGAAGCCGGTCCACGCGATCATCGCACCATCGGGCGACACCACCGGCGACGCATCCGGGCCATAGCGCCGGGTGAGACGCCGCATCGCGCCGGTGGCGACCGTCACCGCGTACAGCTCGGTCTCGCGCGAGTGCAGCTCGGGGTTCGTGTCGCGCCGCGCCGGCAGAATGAGCTCACGCCCATCCGGTGTCCACGCGAGCGACCCGGGCGCGTAGTTGGTGCCGCCGTGGTCATAGTCGCCCTGCGTCACCTGGCGCGGCGCACCGCCCTGCACCGACACCACGAAGGCATGCATGAACGCGCGCGGCAGTTCACCCACGCCGTCGTACCGGAAGGTGAGGCGATCCGTCACCTTGGGGGGTGCGGCCCACGTCGCGCCGGGTGGCGGCGTGAGCGGCGTGCCGATCACCAGCGGCGCCGACGGCACCAGCGCGAGATACGCGATCTGGGCGCCATCAGCGCTCCACGACGCACCACTCGGCGGCGTCGCGCCATCGGTGAGGCGCACCTCGGTCCCCGTGGCGATGGTGATCGCATGCAGCTGCGGGCGCCCCGACCGATTGGAGACGTACAGGAGACGCGTGCCATCCGGTGACCAGCGTGGCGCCGTTTCCACGTACGCGCCCGTCGTCAACGCCCGCGACGACGACCCGTCGGTCTTCACGAGCCAGATGTTGCTCTTGCGGCTGTCGGTCTGCACGTCGCTCCAGCGCCGCACGAACGCGATCCACTGCCCATCCGGACTGATCTGCGGATCACCGGCGTACACCATCGCGAACACATCCATCGGCGCGAGCGGCGTGCGCTGCGCCGAGAGCGTGGCCACGGCGCCCAGCGCGGCGACCAGCGCCGCAACCGGAAGAACGAGGGCGCGGCGCACTGCGCGCGCGGAACGGAGAGCGGGCATGAGCGGCTCGGGCAGGAGCGGAGAGAGGGAACTACGGCGTGTCCGTGTCGTCGACCAGCTCGCCGTAGTCCACGAGAAGTTCCTCGCCCATCGCGATATCGCGCAAGGCTTCGAAGTAGGCGCCGTCATCGACCGACACCACATTCGGTGTGTCGCTGTGGTTCAGGAACAGGGAGCAGTCGAGCCGCCGGAAACCGTCGCGCGGCACCCAGTAGGTCGTCTCGTCGTACAGGCAGTAGTTCTCGACCAGCGCGCGCACATGCGGTGGTTCGGCGTCGATCAGCGCGCGCGGGACCGCCACGAACTCGTCGTCGGCACCTGGCGGGGAGAACATGTCGCGACACCCTTTGGGAATATCCCGAATGGCGAACACGCCGACGCCGGCGATGGGGGACGGGCGGAGCATCACGTAACTCTGTCCGCGCAGCGCACGAAGAAAGTCCGCCGGATTGGTCATGCGAGGAATCTACCGTCGCGTAGCCAGCTGAATGCCCGTGATCACCAACACCAGCGCACCCGCGAGCGTGAGGGTGACCGGCTCGCCGAGCAGCACCACCCCCAGCGCAATCGCCGTGATGGGATTGAGGGCCAGAAACACCGCCACCCGACTGGGCGTCGAGCGCCGCAGCGCGAGTCCCCACAGACCAAAACCCACCGCGCCACCGAGGGTGCCGAGAAACAGCACCGCGGCCCAGCCACTTGGTGTGATCGTGCGCGTGTGCGCCCCAAGTCCCTGCCAGAGCGCGAGCGGCGCCAGCGCGATCGTGCCAGCGAGCATCGACTGCCCGGTGATCACCGCCGAGGAGTATTTGAGGAGCAGCGGGCGCGACCACACGTTGTAGATCGCGCCGCAGAGGACCGTGGTGCCCACTTCGGCGTAGCCAATCCAGCGCGGTCCATCACCAGCCACCGCTGCCGTCGTGTGCCACGGCAGCGCGAGCGCGATGCCACCCAGCGCCAGCAGCTGGCCAATGACAATGCGTGCCGTCAGTCGCTCGGTGCCACGCGCGGCGCTGAGCGCGAGCGTCACGAGCGGATTGGTCGCCACGATGAGCGCCACCGTGGCCGCGGGGAGATGCGTCAGCGACGCGCTGAAGCTCCACGGAAAGACTCCGAAGAAGAGCGCGCCCAGCAGGGCGAGCTGGGCGCGATCGGCCCCGGGCATCGCGGGAAAGGCGCGACGCCCCAGCATGCCCAGCACGCACGTCGTCGCGATGACGTACCGCAGGAACGCGAGAATGACCGGCGTGGTCTGCGGGACAACGAAGCGCGTCACGACCACCGACGCACCGAAGCAAATGCAGGCGACGGTGGCGGCGAGGGTGGCGGAGCGCGAGGCGCTGCGGTCGGAATCGGTCATGCCCGGAGGAAGCTACCCGCGGAACGGCCTGGGGCGATGTCGTTGGCCATGATTCGCCACACCACGCGGGAGCCGCCATCCCTCAGGGCGGCTCCTTCACATACGTCGGCGTCAGGGCGTTGTTCTCCAATCCGTTGCCGATTTCCCCCGTCAGTCCGTACCCCCAGCACATGACACGACTGGTCGCGGCCACCAGACCGCAGGTGGTGTGCACTTGCGTCCAGATTTGCGAGAAGCCGGGATCGAAGGCCAGGCGCACCGGTGTGGTCCGATCGTTCGTCGTCCCATCGCCCAGCTGCCCGTAGCTGTTCGAACCCCAGCAGTACGTGTCGCCTCCCACGATGGCGCAGGCGTGATTCTCGCCCATCGCCACCCAGCTGATGGAACCACTCGTGGGGAACGTCACGCGCGTGGGGCGTGACACCGTGCCCGAGATCCCCGTACCCGTTGCCCCGTAACCATTCGGCCCCCAGCAGTAGAGCGCCGAGTTGGCGGCGTTGCGCAGGCACGACGCATCGAACCCGGTCACGAGGCCCGTCGTGGGTACCGCGTCGGGGAAGGCGATCGCGGTCGGGGTGCGCACCGCGGCCGTGGAGGTCCCACCATTGCCCACCGACCAGGCGATGCCCCAGCAGTAGAGCCCGGACGCCAACGCGCACGTGTGGTTGTAGCCCGGCGCGACATCCGTCACGCCGCTCAGACTCACCGCCACGGGCGAGTTGACCCAAGGGGTCACCGTTGACGTGGCCTGTCCGTAGCTGTTCAACCCCCAACAGTACAGCGTGTTGTCGGCAATCGCGCACGCGGCCCCGTTGCCGGCCGCAATCTTCTGATAGCTGCCAGCATTCAACAGCACACGCGTCGGGACCAGCGCGTCGTTAAAGGTGCCGTCGCCGACCTGACCAAATCCGTTGGAACCCCAGCACCAGAACCCGGTCTGCGTCCCCGAGGCAATCGCGCAGTGCGTCGCCTGCCCGGGACCCATCGTGAACGTTGTGCCCGCGGGGACCTGAACCGGAGAACGGTAGGCCGCACGGGTGCGCGTCCCATTGCCAAGCTGCCCGCTGGAGTTCGCCCCCCAGCAGACGAGCGTATTGCCGGAGAGGCGTTTGGCACACAGCGTGTACAGCGCCGACACCTGCATCGCGTCCACCGCCGACGGCCCCGACGACGTCACGGTGACGTTCACCGTGAGGCGCACCGCCCCCGGCGGGCCCTTTGCCGTGGGGGCATCGATGTCGATGAGATACGTGTACGTTCCCGCGGCCGCGTCCGGCGTGGCGAGCACGGCCACGGAGTCATTGCCGCACTTGGCCACCGACAGCGCCGGTGCGCCGGCCGGCACGCTGACGATCGTGCAGCGGGCGGCATTGAGTTCACTGCGCGGGTACGTCGTGGGACTGCCGATCGGCACCTGCGCCCCCAGCGCCACCGCGCCGCGTACCGCGGCTCCACCGAAGGTGGCCGACAGGTTGAGCGTCGAGGGCTCGAGCAGCAGATCCGCCGGAAATGCCGTCTGCTGGACCCGCAGACGCACGGAGTCCGCCGCATTCGCGGCGATCACCCAGACCGATGCCCGATCGGTCCCGTTGAAGTTCGCCGGACTCACATTCACTACCAGCGAGTCAGCGCACCGCTCCACGGTGACCCACGGCGTATTGGATTCGCCGAGACGCACCCGACACGTCAAGGCGCCCAGCGCGGCATCGCTCAATCCGTTCACGTCACGGATGTCGATGGCGCGGCGAACCGAAGGGCCGTCGCTCCAATTGCGTACTGAAATCGAATCCTGCGACAGCCCGAGTACCGCGATTGGCGTGCCGCCGCCACCACCCTGCGTGACCGTCTGCTGGACACTCAGGCGTACGGAATCCCTGGCGTTCGCCGCGAGCACCCACACGGACGCGGTGGTGGTACCGGCGTAATTGGTGCCGGGATCCACGCGCACCACCAGCGAGTCGGCGCACCGGACCACTGTCAGCCACCCGCTCTCATCGGTGTAGCGTGGCGCCCGACAGGTGATGGCCCCGAGTGCCGCATCACCGAGCCCATTCACCTCCAGAATGTCCACCGCGCGCTGGACCGCTGCGCCGTTGGTGGTCGTGCGCACGTCGAGTGTATCCGGCGACAACCCGATAGTGGGGAACGGTCCCGCGTCGAGCAGAATGGGCACGTCGGCCGGCAGCACCCCCGCCTGCGTGGACGTCACGCGCAGGGTGGCCGAGTACATCCCGGTCGGCAGGGCGCCACGGTTGACGCGGTAGGCGAGCGCGTACCCCGTCTCCGTGCGCGTCAGCACGACCGTGGAGATCCAACCGGTGGGCTGGCCCGGGGCGTATGTCACCGCAACCGACAGCCCCGACAGCGTGCCGCCCCCGCCGTTGCTGATACTCAGGGTATCGGCGTACAGCCCCGAGTCGCGCACGCTCGGCACGTGATTCCACCGGCGAGTGCCGGCCGGCAGCACACGAATGACCGGGATGTCTGCAACCGTCGCGTTCAGGCGCAGGATCAGGCGTTTCGGCGAATTGCTGGCCAGGGAGCCGGAGACGTCCACGTAGGAACGTTGCGTGTACGCGCGCCCCTGCCCGGTAAGGTCCGGGGCGGTAGCCGTGATGCGCACCACGCCACCACAGCTCTCGAGCGTGGCCCACCCGGCCGTCCCGCCGATATCGGTGATCGCGCTGCACGAGATGGTCCCCAGCGTCGACGGCGCCGCGCCGCCCGCATCCACGACCTCGGTCTGCGCGCTCACCTTCGCGCCCAGCACGGGCATCGTCACCACGATTGATTCCGGCTGGAACGCGAGACGCGGCTGTGCCACCGGCAACGACACCGTGACCTGTGCACCACCGGAGATCGTACCGGTGGAGGCGGCAATGGTCGCGGTGCCGTCGCCCACCGCCGTCACGAGGCCGGTGGGCGACACGATCGCGACCGAGGGATTGGAGCTGGTCCACGCAAATGCCGCGACGTTCACCACGCCGCCCAACAGGTCACGCGCCACCGCCGTCAGCGGCGCGCTCTGACCGATGGCGGTGAACGCCAGCGTGGCGGGCGTGACGGTGACCGTCGCGACGGGCCGCACGAGGGCCGTGGCCGTGAAGGTCACGCTGCCGAAGTTGGGCGCGCTCGCCAGCAAGGTCTGCGCACCGGCGCTGTTGCCCAGCGTCCAGCTGGTGGTCGCTTCCCCGTTCACGTCGGTGGGGGCGCTCGCCGGTGTGGCACTGCCCGAAGGGGTCGTGAACGTGATGGTGACATTGGCCAGTGGTGCACCATCCGCGCGCACCGCGCGCACGCGCAGGAGCGTGGACAGCGTGGCCCCGAACAGGCCGGTCTGCGCATCACCGGCAACGCGCTCGAGCCGTTGGGTGCCCGCCGGCGTCACCGTTACCGGCACGCCGACCTGCAGCGCGCCGACCGCCGCGCGCAGCACCCCCTGGCCAGGCGTCACACCGGTCACCTCACCCGTGCTGCTCACGGTGAACACCGCCGGCGCACTCGATTGATAGCTCAGTGTGAGATCCGACGGCACGGCGATTGACTGCCCCGCGCCGTCTAGCAGCTGCGCGGTTACGCGTCGCGTCGTGCCGGCGGTCAGCGACACACTCGGCGCATCGAGACGCA is from Gemmatimonadaceae bacterium and encodes:
- a CDS encoding Ig-like domain-containing protein, which gives rise to MRRLLRSATAWRRLVCSAAALMLTASCKDLLIDGGARTGSGTPKALRLDAPSVSLTAGTTRRVTAQLLDGAGQSIAVPSDLTLSYQSSAPAVFTVSSTGEVTGVTPGQGVLRAAVGALQVGVPVTVTPAGTQRLERVAGDAQTGLFGATLSTLLRVRAVRADGAPLANVTITFTTPSGSATPASAPTDVNGEATTSWTLGNSAGAQTLLASAPNFGSVTFTATALVRPVATVTVTPATLAFTAIGQSAPLTAVARDLLGGVVNVAAFAWTSSNPSVAIVSPTGLVTAVGDGTATIAASTGTISGGAQVTVSLPVAQPRLAFQPESIVVTMPVLGAKVSAQTEVVDAGGAAPSTLGTISCSAITDIGGTAGWATLESCGGVVRITATAPDLTGQGRAYTQRSYVDVSGSLASNSPKRLILRLNATVADIPVIRVLPAGTRRWNHVPSVRDSGLYADTLSISNGGGGTLSGLSVAVTYAPGQPTGWISTVVLTRTETGYALAYRVNRGALPTGMYSATLRVTSTQAGVLPADVPILLDAGPFPTIGLSPDTLDVRTTTNGAAVQRAVDILEVNGLGDAALGAITCRAPRYTDESGWLTVVRCADSLVVRVDPGTNYAGTTTASVWVLAANARDSVRLSVQQTVTQGGGGGTPIAVLGLSQDSISVRNWSDGPSVRRAIDIRDVNGLSDAALGALTCRVRLGESNTPWVTVERCADSLVVNVSPANFNGTDRASVWVIAANAADSVRLRVQQTAFPADLLLEPSTLNLSATFGGAAVRGAVALGAQVPIGSPTTYPRSELNAARCTIVSVPAGAPALSVAKCGNDSVAVLATPDAAAGTYTYLIDIDAPTAKGPPGAVRLTVNVTVTSSGPSAVDAMQVSALYTLCAKRLSGNTLVCWGANSSGQLGNGTRTRAAYRSPVQVPAGTTFTMGPGQATHCAIASGTQTGFWCWGSNGFGQVGDGTFNDALVPTRVLLNAGSYQKIAAGNGAACAIADNTLYCWGLNSYGQATSTVTPWVNSPVAVSLSGVTDVAPGYNHTCALASGLYCWGIAWSVGNGGTSTAAVRTPTAIAFPDAVPTTGLVTGFDASCLRNAANSALYCWGPNGYGATGTGISGTVSRPTRVTFPTSGSISWVAMGENHACAIVGGDTYCWGSNSYGQLGDGTTNDRTTPVRLAFDPGFSQIWTQVHTTCGLVAATSRVMCWGYGLTGEIGNGLENNALTPTYVKEPP
- a CDS encoding S9 family peptidase, with the protein product MPALRSARAVRRALVLPVAALVAALGAVATLSAQRTPLAPMDVFAMVYAGDPQISPDGQWIAFVRRWSDVQTDSRKSNIWLVKTDGSSSRALTTGAYVETAPRWSPDGTRLLYVSNRSGRPQLHAITIATGTEVRLTDGATPPSGASWSADGAQIAYLALVPSAPLVIGTPLTPPPGATWAAPPKVTDRLTFRYDGVGELPRAFMHAFVVSVQGGAPRQVTQGDYDHGGTNYAPGSLAWTPDGRELILPARRDTNPELHSRETELYAVTVATGAMRRLTRRYGPDASPVVSPDGAMIAWTGFDDTGASFTNTQLYVMRRDGSGRRSLTATIDRNVDSPVWAADGQSLYVRCDVEGNTRVLQIALNGTVKEVARDLGEGHSAYGANSSFSVSKTGVVAYTLSTPTRPSDVGVAAPGQAPRTVTALNADLLATRTLGAVEEFWYPSSKDQLRIQGWLVKPPNFDPARKYPLILEIHGGPFLNYGSRFDEEKQMMAAQGYLVLYVNPRGSTSYGEAFAMKIHHTYPGDDRFDLESGVNAVIARGIVDTTNLFVTGGSGGGVLTAWLIGHSTRYRAAAALYPVINWESFNLTSDIAPNTSRTWFPGLPWDHMANYDQRSLLSVVKQVKTPTLIMTGEEDDRTPMSESIQYYKALKMLGVESALVRVPEEPHGIRRRPSHEAAKVTTTLGWFARYRVTP
- a CDS encoding SET domain-containing protein gives rise to the protein MTNPADFLRALRGQSYVMLRPSPIAGVGVFAIRDIPKGCRDMFSPPGADDEFVAVPRALIDAEPPHVRALVENYCLYDETTYWVPRDGFRRLDCSLFLNHSDTPNVVSVDDGAYFEALRDIAMGEELLVDYGELVDDTDTP
- a CDS encoding DMT family transporter, with the translated sequence MTDSDRSASRSATLAATVACICFGASVVVTRFVVPQTTPVILAFLRYVIATTCVLGMLGRRAFPAMPGADRAQLALLGALFFGVFPWSFSASLTHLPAATVALIVATNPLVTLALSAARGTERLTARIVIGQLLALGGIALALPWHTTAAVAGDGPRWIGYAEVGTTVLCGAIYNVWSRPLLLKYSSAVITGQSMLAGTIALAPLALWQGLGAHTRTITPSGWAAVLFLGTLGGAVGFGLWGLALRRSTPSRVAVFLALNPITAIALGVVLLGEPVTLTLAGALVLVITGIQLATRR